In Streptomyces dangxiongensis, one DNA window encodes the following:
- a CDS encoding putative leader peptide gives MTAVTPVRPRRRPLCLPYPYRSVRLHSRPHIDLQRVSAALCRR, from the coding sequence GTGACGGCCGTGACGCCCGTACGACCGCGCCGGCGCCCGCTGTGCCTCCCGTACCCGTACCGCTCCGTCCGTCTGCACTCCCGGCCGCACATAGACCTCCAGCGCGTGTCCGCCGCACTCTGTCGCCGCTGA
- a CDS encoding LuxR family transcriptional regulator AbsR2, translated as MRTDEQDASTPAPPWPFTGRTDELDLVRGASAAGRPGIVVTGPAGRGKTRLITQAVRGTDHARVTGTPEARDLPFGAFAPLLPGTVSLHDAVRALSGVRLLVVDDAQLLDEASAALVHQLAVHGRTRLVVAAADEVPAPGAVSRLWTGELLPRLALAPLSHEDTARLLAGAALEPLTVRQLHRACRGDLRLLRDLVTALAASGRLTPVPGTGERAWRGAPPVTPAVRERLAPVLERSGPGERDTLDRLAFAEPRPLPVDGLDLDALERLEADGLVDVDDEGGVTLAHPLHGAALRATAGRLRARRLGRAPFAYGPALAAEQRLLAERLERFDVRAVPTPVGEWLVAEGGPLPAGYAAVRARFARLRGELREAAAWAREGLRETPGDTGCRTELALAEGEPGETADPDDIHALYGAVRLGAPRETVGRLPAGSVFARHAEALARGDGAALDRAAQALAGRGFLLYAAEAHAQAARAHRDPRAARLSLTRAVALARRCQGARTPALTGLLLGELTARQRQIVALAAAGLSNREIAEKLTLSVRTVGNHLYGAYTRLGTGGRGALPWLVDVPERETV; from the coding sequence GTGAGAACTGACGAACAGGACGCGAGCACGCCCGCACCGCCCTGGCCGTTCACGGGCCGGACGGACGAACTGGACCTGGTGCGCGGCGCGTCCGCCGCCGGCCGGCCCGGGATCGTGGTGACCGGGCCGGCCGGCCGCGGCAAGACCCGGCTGATCACGCAGGCGGTGCGGGGCACGGACCACGCCCGGGTGACCGGCACGCCCGAGGCCCGAGACCTGCCCTTCGGCGCCTTCGCCCCGCTGCTCCCCGGCACCGTCTCGCTGCACGACGCGGTCCGCGCCCTGTCCGGGGTGCGGCTGCTCGTCGTGGACGACGCCCAGTTGCTGGACGAGGCCTCCGCCGCCCTGGTCCACCAGCTCGCCGTGCACGGACGCACCCGCCTGGTCGTGGCCGCCGCGGACGAGGTGCCCGCGCCGGGCGCGGTGTCCCGGCTGTGGACCGGGGAACTGCTGCCCCGGCTGGCCCTCGCCCCGCTGTCCCACGAGGACACCGCCCGGCTGCTCGCCGGCGCCGCACTGGAACCGCTCACCGTGCGCCAACTGCACCGGGCGTGCCGGGGCGATCTGCGGCTGCTGCGCGACCTGGTGACCGCGCTCGCCGCGTCCGGACGGCTGACGCCCGTGCCCGGCACCGGCGAGCGGGCCTGGCGGGGCGCGCCGCCGGTCACCCCGGCCGTCCGCGAGCGGCTCGCCCCCGTCCTGGAGCGGTCCGGCCCCGGCGAGCGCGACACCCTGGACCGCCTGGCGTTCGCCGAACCCCGGCCGCTGCCGGTGGACGGGCTGGACCTGGACGCCCTCGAACGCCTGGAGGCGGACGGCCTCGTCGACGTCGACGACGAGGGTGGCGTCACCCTCGCCCATCCGCTGCACGGCGCCGCGCTGCGCGCCACGGCCGGCCGGCTGCGGGCCCGCCGGCTGGGCCGCGCACCCTTCGCGTACGGGCCGGCGCTGGCCGCCGAACAGCGGCTCCTGGCGGAGCGGTTGGAGCGGTTCGACGTACGGGCGGTGCCGACGCCGGTGGGCGAGTGGCTGGTGGCGGAGGGCGGCCCGCTGCCGGCCGGGTACGCCGCGGTCCGCGCCCGGTTCGCGCGACTGCGGGGCGAGCTGCGGGAGGCGGCGGCCTGGGCCCGGGAGGGGCTGCGGGAGACCCCCGGGGACACCGGGTGCCGGACGGAACTGGCCCTGGCGGAAGGGGAGCCGGGGGAAACGGCCGACCCCGACGACATCCACGCGCTCTACGGCGCCGTACGCCTCGGTGCTCCCCGGGAGACGGTCGGACGGCTGCCGGCCGGCAGCGTGTTCGCCCGGCACGCCGAGGCGCTGGCCCGCGGAGACGGGGCCGCGCTGGACCGGGCCGCGCAGGCGCTCGCGGGCCGGGGGTTCCTGCTGTACGCGGCGGAGGCCCACGCCCAGGCCGCACGCGCCCACCGCGATCCGCGTGCCGCGCGGCTGTCCCTCACCCGGGCCGTCGCCCTGGCCCGCCGCTGCCAGGGGGCCCGCACACCAGCCCTGACCGGGCTGCTCCTCGGCGAACTCACCGCACGACAGCGGCAGATCGTCGCGCTGGCGGCGGCCGGGCTGAGCAACCGGGAGATCGCCGAGAAGCTGACCCTGTCCGTGCGGACGGTGGGCAACCATCTGTACGGCGCCTACACCCGGCTGGGCACGGGGGGCCGGGGCGCGCTGCCGTGGCTGGTGGACGTGCCCGAACGGGAGACGGTGTAG
- a CDS encoding NtaA/DmoA family FMN-dependent monooxygenase (This protein belongs to a clade of FMN-dependent monooxygenases, within a broader family of flavin-dependent oxidoreductases, the luciferase-like monooxygenase (LMM) family, some of whose members use coenzyme F420 rather than FMN.), with the protein MSKPLKQIHLAAHFPGVNNTTVWSDPAAGSHIEFESFVHFAKTAERAKFDFLFLAEGLRLREQGGKIYDLDVVGRPDTFTVLAALAAVTDRLGLTGTINSTFNEPYEVARQFATLDHLSDGRSAWNVVTSWDAFTGENFRRGGFLPQEERYSRAEEFLTTTQELFDSWHGDEILADQATGTFLKDAAAGAFVHQGQHFDIHGRFNVPRSPQGRPVIFQAGDSDEGREFAASTADAIFSRYATLKEGQAFYTDVKSRLAAYGRRPDQLLILPAATFVLGDTDQEAAELAREVRRQQVSGATAIKHLEFVWNRDLSAYDPEGPLPDVDPVVDEEHISRGRAQVRMYRDPIAIAREWRRLAEANKWSIRDLVINTGNRQTFVGAPATVARTINDFVQADASDGFILVPHITPGGLDPFADRVVPLLQERGVFRSEYEGTTLRDHLGLAHPDAAAGAPAERAAS; encoded by the coding sequence ATGAGCAAGCCGCTGAAGCAGATCCACCTGGCCGCCCACTTCCCCGGGGTCAACAACACCACCGTGTGGAGCGACCCGGCCGCCGGCAGCCACATCGAGTTCGAGTCGTTCGTGCACTTCGCGAAGACCGCCGAACGCGCCAAGTTCGACTTCCTGTTCCTCGCCGAGGGGCTCAGACTGCGCGAGCAGGGCGGCAAGATCTACGACCTGGACGTGGTCGGCCGCCCCGACACCTTCACCGTGCTGGCCGCGCTCGCCGCCGTCACCGACCGGCTCGGCCTGACCGGCACCATCAACTCCACCTTCAACGAGCCCTACGAGGTGGCCCGCCAGTTCGCGACCCTCGACCACCTCTCCGACGGCCGCTCCGCGTGGAACGTCGTCACCTCCTGGGACGCCTTCACCGGCGAGAACTTCCGCCGCGGCGGCTTCCTGCCGCAGGAGGAGCGCTACTCCCGCGCCGAGGAGTTCCTCACCACCACCCAGGAACTCTTCGACTCCTGGCACGGTGACGAGATCCTCGCCGACCAGGCCACCGGGACCTTCCTCAAGGACGCCGCGGCCGGCGCCTTCGTCCACCAGGGACAGCACTTCGACATCCACGGCCGGTTCAACGTGCCGCGCTCCCCGCAGGGCCGCCCGGTCATCTTCCAGGCGGGCGACTCCGACGAGGGCCGCGAGTTCGCCGCCTCCACCGCCGACGCGATCTTCAGCCGCTACGCCACGCTGAAGGAGGGCCAGGCCTTCTACACCGACGTCAAGTCCCGCCTCGCCGCGTACGGCCGCCGCCCCGACCAGCTGCTCATCCTGCCCGCCGCGACCTTCGTCCTCGGCGACACCGACCAGGAGGCCGCAGAACTCGCGCGCGAGGTCCGCCGGCAGCAGGTCAGCGGCGCCACCGCCATCAAGCACCTGGAGTTCGTCTGGAACCGTGACCTGTCGGCGTACGACCCGGAGGGCCCGCTGCCCGACGTCGACCCCGTGGTCGACGAGGAGCACATCTCCCGGGGCCGCGCCCAGGTGCGGATGTACCGCGATCCGATCGCCATCGCCCGGGAGTGGCGCCGGCTCGCCGAGGCCAACAAGTGGTCCATCCGCGACCTGGTCATCAATACCGGCAACCGGCAGACCTTCGTCGGCGCCCCGGCCACCGTCGCCCGGACCATCAACGACTTCGTGCAGGCCGACGCCTCCGACGGGTTCATCCTCGTCCCGCACATCACTCCCGGCGGACTCGACCCGTTCGCCGACCGGGTGGTCCCGCTGCTCCAGGAACGCGGCGTGTTCCGCAGCGAGTACGAGGGCACGACCCTGCGCGACCACCTGGGACTCGCCCACCCCGACGCCGCGGCCGGCGCCCCGGCCGAGCGGGCGGCCTCGTGA
- a CDS encoding LLM class flavin-dependent oxidoreductase: MRFLAITLIVHRPDPVTGVRTSTYDRFREVLDSAVLAEELGFDGFGVGERHERPFLSSAPAVVLSHVAALTRRIRLFTAVTTLSLLDPVRAYEDYATLDHLSGGRLDLMVGKGNGAAQRELFQVTPEDQWERNAESYEVFRRIWRQDRVTADTRFRPPLTDAEVWPRPYQRPVRVWHGSATSKESVDLAARYGDPLFSANVTHPMEPYAELVRHYRERWEHYGRDPADIAVGAGSAGLCVTSTSQEALDLYRPVFESNLAFYREAGLPVVFETLEDFVARSSALIGSPEQVIDKVHRYHEQFGHSVLHVPADAGGLPGNRHRDSLELFQSEVAPVLRRDIPDPPFPWAPVLAAPGPVAGPLPAPVPADR, from the coding sequence GTGAGGTTCCTCGCGATCACCCTGATCGTGCACCGGCCGGACCCGGTCACGGGCGTGCGCACGTCGACGTACGACCGGTTCCGTGAGGTCCTCGACAGCGCGGTGCTGGCCGAGGAGCTGGGCTTCGACGGGTTCGGCGTGGGGGAGCGGCACGAGCGGCCGTTCCTCTCCTCCGCGCCGGCGGTCGTGCTCAGCCATGTCGCCGCGCTCACCCGGCGCATCCGGCTCTTCACCGCCGTCACCACGCTCAGCCTGCTCGACCCGGTCCGGGCCTACGAGGACTACGCGACGCTGGACCACCTCTCGGGCGGCCGGCTCGACCTCATGGTCGGCAAGGGCAACGGCGCCGCCCAGCGGGAGCTGTTCCAGGTCACCCCCGAGGACCAGTGGGAGCGCAACGCCGAGAGCTACGAGGTGTTCCGGCGGATCTGGCGGCAGGACCGGGTGACCGCCGACACGCGGTTCCGGCCGCCGCTGACGGACGCCGAGGTGTGGCCGCGGCCGTACCAGCGGCCGGTCCGCGTCTGGCACGGCAGCGCCACCAGCAAGGAGTCCGTGGACCTCGCCGCCCGGTACGGCGACCCGCTGTTCTCGGCGAACGTCACCCACCCGATGGAGCCGTACGCCGAACTGGTCCGCCACTACCGGGAACGCTGGGAGCACTACGGCCGCGACCCGGCGGACATCGCGGTCGGCGCCGGCTCGGCGGGCCTGTGCGTGACCAGCACCTCGCAGGAGGCGCTGGACCTCTACCGTCCGGTGTTCGAGAGCAACCTGGCCTTCTACCGCGAGGCGGGCCTGCCCGTGGTGTTCGAGACGCTGGAGGACTTCGTGGCGCGCAGTTCGGCCCTGATCGGCAGCCCCGAGCAGGTCATCGACAAGGTGCACCGCTACCACGAACAGTTCGGGCACAGCGTGCTGCACGTGCCGGCGGACGCCGGCGGACTGCCCGGCAACCGGCACCGGGACTCGCTGGAGCTGTTCCAGTCGGAGGTGGCGCCGGTGCTGCGCCGGGACATCCCGGACCCGCCGTTCCCCTGGGCACCGGTGCTGGCCGCGCCCGGGCCGGTGGCCGGCCCCCTGCCCGCTCCCGTGCCCGCCGACCGCTGA
- the absR1 gene encoding beta-glucuronidase AbsR1 yields MTRRLCSLPRQPAPSFAPGLTAGRLGALLAGRRMWVNGTVLHYCFLDSRSDASVIPVPGSGELRRVPWAGGAEQRDVVRGCFREWQDLGIGVTFAEVGDRHEAELRIGFQTGAGSWSAVGRDALSTGRGERTVNLGWEVTAPGERGTVLHQLGHALGMVHEHQSPFAGLHWDDEAVYAELAGPPNFWSRETTYTNVLRRLDACAAGGSVWDPQSVMTLPIGPGLVLEPEQYRGGLRPPGVPSPADKEFVLRWYPPTGLSEPAALVPFRSAPLGLGPGEQADFTVEPPETREYTVGVFGDADTVLVVFEERDGEPRFLAGHDDGGTPDNAAVRVRLVRGRRYTVRVRLYSTWGSGETAVMCW; encoded by the coding sequence ATGACCCGACGCCTCTGCTCGCTCCCGCGGCAGCCGGCCCCGTCCTTCGCACCGGGGCTGACCGCCGGGCGGCTGGGCGCGCTGCTCGCCGGGCGGCGGATGTGGGTCAACGGCACGGTCCTGCACTACTGCTTCCTGGACAGCCGCTCCGACGCCTCGGTGATCCCGGTCCCCGGGTCCGGTGAACTGCGCCGGGTGCCGTGGGCGGGCGGCGCGGAGCAGCGGGACGTGGTCCGCGGGTGCTTCCGCGAGTGGCAGGACCTCGGCATCGGCGTCACGTTCGCCGAGGTCGGCGACCGGCACGAGGCGGAACTGCGGATCGGGTTCCAGACCGGTGCCGGTTCCTGGTCGGCGGTCGGCCGGGACGCGCTGTCGACGGGGCGCGGCGAGCGCACCGTCAACCTCGGCTGGGAGGTGACCGCGCCCGGGGAGCGCGGGACGGTCCTGCACCAGCTCGGGCACGCGCTCGGCATGGTGCACGAGCACCAGAGCCCCTTCGCCGGGCTGCACTGGGACGACGAGGCCGTGTACGCCGAGCTGGCGGGCCCGCCGAACTTCTGGAGCCGGGAGACGACGTACACGAACGTGCTGCGCCGGCTGGACGCCTGCGCGGCGGGCGGCTCGGTGTGGGACCCGCAGTCGGTGATGACGCTGCCGATCGGGCCGGGGCTGGTGCTGGAGCCGGAGCAGTACCGCGGGGGACTGCGCCCGCCCGGTGTCCCGTCCCCGGCCGACAAGGAGTTCGTGCTGCGCTGGTACCCGCCCACCGGGCTGTCCGAGCCGGCCGCGCTGGTGCCGTTCCGCTCCGCGCCGCTCGGGCTCGGGCCGGGCGAGCAGGCCGACTTCACCGTCGAGCCGCCGGAGACCCGCGAGTACACGGTGGGGGTGTTCGGCGACGCCGACACCGTGCTGGTGGTCTTCGAGGAGCGCGACGGGGAACCGCGCTTCCTCGCGGGGCACGACGACGGCGGCACGCCGGACAACGCCGCCGTCCGGGTCCGGCTCGTCAGGGGCCGCCGCTACACCGTCCGGGTCCGCCTGTACTCCACGTGGGGTTCGGGAGAGACGGCCGTCATGTGCTGGTGA
- a CDS encoding CHAT domain-containing protein: MRDVTAGSESVLELLPMVFADPGEARARAEHVLRSAAPPLHASVAHQVLGIWQRDFGDLRIALRHLRRARDLAARAESADREADVLATLGVALVHAGRTRQGLASFERGVARGSGHTRARVLFRRAYVWWVLGRHREALEDVRRALPVLRQVGDDIWTARALTLRATVHLALGAVDRAVADFTAAERLWDTTGQEHDKADAVESRGLAAFRSGDIPAALRLLDEAEERYAKLGTPTYNLSIRRCEVLMAAGLAPEALAEADAAGAVLDRIGGQSTRRAELLLAAARAARSAGDPHTATARAAVAVRLFAAQRRTWWETHARLVLIDARVAAGRRSGRLVGDAAAVAERLASFGSPAAPEASLLAGRIALELGWTADAERHLAVAARSRNCGRPPARMTGWAAQALRARAAGSRRGVLEACRRGLAVLDDHRMTLGASELRAHATAQGAELAALAQEVSLAQGSPRRLLVWSERWRATVLSAPPARPPHDPALLSGLTAYREIAARAEAARMEGRPVPALEREQRRLEREIRSRTRHIGGAAAGAGDRFDVARLLDRLGDGWLVELAVVDGRVHVLLCGRGRVRRFAGGSLAEAVAEAEHVQAGLRRLAHPGAEARLPLVEAAGRRLQELLLAGAAKRLGPGPVVIVPPGALHRVPWALLPALRERVLSVSPSAGSWLRARETEPPPEGRPVLVRGPGLATGGAEVPELAGRYGTATVLEGDDAQVPRVLAELDGAGLAHLAAHGTFRADSPLFSALRMADGPLIVHDFERLSRSPYRIILSSCDTARLASVGADELLGLVTALLPLGTAGVVASSAPVNDAAVVPLMLALHKGLGAGLSLAEALRDARTTLPGDAVHQATGWAFAAFGAA, from the coding sequence ATGCGAGACGTGACAGCGGGAAGCGAGTCGGTGCTCGAACTGCTGCCCATGGTGTTCGCCGATCCGGGCGAGGCCCGGGCACGCGCGGAACACGTCCTGCGCTCCGCCGCGCCGCCGTTGCACGCCAGCGTGGCCCACCAGGTACTCGGCATCTGGCAGCGGGACTTCGGCGACCTGCGCATCGCGCTCCGGCATCTGCGGCGGGCCCGGGACCTGGCCGCGCGCGCCGAGTCGGCCGACCGGGAGGCCGATGTGCTCGCGACGTTGGGGGTCGCACTGGTGCACGCGGGGCGCACGCGGCAGGGGCTCGCGTCGTTCGAGCGGGGGGTCGCCCGGGGCAGCGGGCACACCCGGGCCCGGGTGCTGTTCCGGCGGGCCTACGTGTGGTGGGTGCTGGGGCGTCACCGGGAGGCGCTGGAGGACGTCCGGCGGGCGCTGCCGGTGCTGCGGCAGGTCGGTGACGACATCTGGACCGCGCGGGCGCTGACCCTGCGGGCGACCGTGCATCTGGCGCTCGGGGCGGTGGACCGGGCGGTCGCGGACTTCACGGCGGCGGAGCGGCTGTGGGACACCACCGGCCAGGAGCACGACAAGGCGGACGCGGTGGAGAGCCGGGGGCTGGCCGCGTTCCGGTCCGGGGACATCCCCGCGGCGCTGCGGCTGCTGGACGAGGCCGAGGAGCGGTACGCCAAGCTGGGCACGCCCACCTACAACCTGTCGATCCGGCGGTGCGAGGTGCTGATGGCGGCGGGGCTCGCCCCGGAGGCGCTGGCCGAGGCGGACGCGGCCGGCGCGGTGCTGGACCGGATCGGCGGGCAGTCCACCCGCAGGGCCGAGCTGCTGCTCGCGGCGGCGCGGGCCGCCCGCTCGGCCGGGGACCCGCACACCGCGACGGCCCGCGCCGCCGTCGCCGTACGGCTGTTCGCCGCGCAGCGGCGGACGTGGTGGGAGACGCACGCCCGGCTGGTGCTGATCGACGCGCGGGTGGCGGCCGGGCGCCGGTCGGGGCGGCTGGTCGGGGACGCGGCGGCGGTCGCCGAGCGGCTGGCCTCCTTCGGGTCGCCCGCCGCCCCCGAGGCCTCGCTGCTGGCGGGCCGGATCGCGCTGGAGCTGGGCTGGACGGCCGACGCCGAACGACATCTGGCGGTGGCCGCCCGCAGCCGCAACTGCGGGCGGCCACCGGCCCGGATGACCGGCTGGGCCGCGCAGGCGCTGCGGGCGCGGGCCGCCGGTTCGCGGCGGGGCGTGCTGGAGGCGTGCCGGCGCGGCCTGGCCGTGCTGGACGACCACCGGATGACGCTGGGCGCCTCGGAGCTGCGCGCCCACGCCACCGCGCAGGGCGCCGAACTGGCCGCACTGGCACAGGAGGTGAGCCTCGCCCAGGGCAGTCCGCGGCGGCTGCTGGTGTGGAGCGAGCGGTGGCGGGCGACCGTGCTGTCCGCGCCGCCGGCCCGGCCGCCGCACGATCCGGCGCTGCTGAGCGGGCTGACCGCCTACCGGGAGATCGCGGCCCGCGCGGAGGCCGCCCGGATGGAGGGCCGCCCGGTGCCGGCGCTGGAGCGTGAACAGCGGCGCCTGGAGCGGGAGATCCGCTCCCGGACCCGGCACATCGGCGGTGCCGCCGCCGGCGCGGGTGACCGTTTCGACGTGGCCCGGCTGCTGGACCGGCTCGGTGACGGGTGGCTGGTGGAACTGGCCGTCGTGGACGGCCGGGTGCACGTGCTGCTGTGCGGGCGGGGCAGGGTACGGCGGTTCGCCGGCGGTTCGCTGGCGGAGGCGGTGGCCGAGGCCGAGCATGTGCAGGCCGGGCTGCGGCGGCTCGCGCACCCGGGTGCCGAGGCGCGGCTGCCGCTGGTGGAGGCGGCGGGCCGGCGGTTGCAGGAGCTGCTGCTCGCCGGGGCGGCTAAGCGGCTCGGGCCGGGCCCGGTGGTGATCGTGCCGCCGGGGGCGCTGCACCGCGTGCCGTGGGCGCTGCTGCCCGCGCTGCGGGAGCGGGTGCTCAGCGTGTCACCGTCGGCGGGAAGCTGGCTGCGGGCCCGGGAGACGGAGCCGCCGCCGGAGGGCCGGCCGGTGCTGGTCCGCGGTCCCGGCCTGGCGACGGGCGGTGCCGAGGTGCCCGAACTGGCCGGCCGGTACGGCACGGCGACGGTCCTGGAGGGCGACGACGCGCAGGTGCCCCGGGTGCTGGCGGAACTCGACGGGGCGGGCCTCGCCCATCTCGCGGCGCACGGCACGTTCCGCGCCGACAGCCCGCTGTTCTCCGCCCTGAGGATGGCCGACGGACCGCTGATCGTGCACGACTTCGAGCGGCTGTCGCGCAGCCCGTACCGGATCATCCTCTCAAGCTGCGACACCGCCCGCCTCGCTTCGGTCGGCGCCGACGAACTCCTCGGCCTGGTCACCGCGTTGCTGCCGCTGGGCACGGCCGGGGTGGTGGCCAGCAGCGCACCGGTCAACGACGCGGCGGTGGTGCCGCTGATGCTGGCCCTGCACAAGGGCCTCGGCGCGGGTCTCTCCCTGGCCGAGGCCCTGCGTGACGCCCGTACGACGTTGCCGGGCGACGCGGTGCACCAGGCGACGGGCTGGGCGTTCGCGGCGTTCGGGGCGGCCTGA
- a CDS encoding LLM class flavin-dependent oxidoreductase has product MPSAVPLGVLDLVPVPSGSGAPEALRNSIDLARRAEDAGYARYWFAEHHLNPGVAGTSPAVLLALTAGATSTIRLGSGAVQLGHRTALSTVEEFGLVDALHPGRLDLGLGRSAGGPPGPRTPPPAATPVVDGRAPNGLLVPPRFSFESLRGSPRIALQRRLLLLPHAEPQDYAEQIDEVLALLAGTYRSPDGVEAHAVPGEGAEVQVWILGSSGGQSAEVAGGRGLPFAANYHVSPGTVLEAVDGYRAFFRPSDVLDKPYVSVSADVVVAQDDDTARELAAGYGPWVRGIRTAEGAIPYPSPREARALVWTEEDQALVRDRLDTRFVGSPGRVADGLEQLREATGADELLITTITHDHAARVRSYELLAKEWQRG; this is encoded by the coding sequence ATGCCCTCCGCCGTACCCCTCGGCGTCCTCGACCTGGTGCCCGTCCCGTCCGGTTCCGGCGCCCCCGAGGCACTGCGCAACTCCATCGACCTCGCCCGGCGCGCCGAGGACGCCGGCTACGCCCGCTACTGGTTCGCCGAGCACCACCTCAACCCGGGGGTGGCCGGGACGTCCCCCGCCGTCCTCCTGGCCCTGACCGCCGGCGCGACCTCCACGATCCGGCTGGGCTCGGGGGCCGTCCAGCTCGGACACCGCACCGCGCTGTCCACCGTCGAGGAGTTCGGCCTCGTCGACGCGCTGCACCCCGGCCGCCTGGACCTCGGCCTCGGCCGTTCCGCGGGCGGCCCGCCGGGTCCCCGGACCCCGCCCCCGGCGGCCACCCCGGTGGTCGACGGCCGCGCACCCAACGGCCTGCTCGTCCCGCCCCGCTTCTCCTTCGAGTCCCTGCGCGGCTCGCCCCGCATCGCCCTCCAGCGCAGGCTGCTCCTGCTGCCCCACGCCGAGCCGCAGGACTACGCCGAGCAGATCGACGAAGTCCTCGCCCTGCTCGCGGGCACCTACCGCTCCCCGGACGGCGTCGAGGCGCACGCCGTGCCGGGCGAGGGAGCCGAGGTGCAGGTGTGGATCCTCGGCAGCAGCGGCGGACAGAGCGCCGAGGTCGCGGGCGGCCGGGGCCTGCCGTTCGCCGCCAACTACCACGTCAGCCCCGGCACCGTGCTGGAGGCCGTGGACGGCTACCGCGCGTTCTTCCGGCCCTCCGACGTCCTGGACAAGCCCTACGTCAGCGTCTCCGCCGACGTGGTCGTCGCCCAGGACGACGACACCGCGCGGGAACTCGCCGCCGGATACGGCCCCTGGGTGCGCGGCATCCGCACCGCCGAGGGCGCCATCCCGTACCCGAGCCCGCGGGAGGCCCGCGCGCTGGTGTGGACCGAGGAGGACCAGGCGCTGGTCCGGGACCGGCTCGACACCCGGTTCGTCGGCTCGCCGGGCCGCGTCGCCGACGGGCTGGAACAGCTCCGGGAGGCGACGGGCGCCGACGAACTGCTCATCACGACCATCACCCACGACCACGCCGCCCGCGTCCGCTCCTACGAGCTGCTGGCGAAGGAGTGGCAGCGCGGATAG
- a CDS encoding LLM class flavin-dependent oxidoreductase: MSSTPPAHLHLAVALDGTGWHPASWREPAARPRDLFTAGYWADLVAEAERGLLDFVTLEDGLGPQSDQLLVPDERTDRVRGRLDAVLVASRIAPLTRHIGLVPTVVATHTEPFHISKAIATLDYVSTGRAGLRVQITARPDEAAHFGRRTVPRVTGFDSPGAQELVSVLFDEAADHVEVVRRLWDSWEDDAEIRDAATGRFIDRDKLHYIDFEGRFFHVKGPSITPRPPQGQPLVTALAHQTVPYRLVARQADVGYVTPHDTAQASAIVTEIRAEQEAAGRAEETLHVFGDLVVLLDDSQAEAEDRLGRLDALAGEPYTSDARVFAGTAAQLADLLEELAGGGLSGFRLRPAVAGHDLPRISRELVPELQRRHRFRDAYEAGTLRGHLGLARPANRYAAATA; the protein is encoded by the coding sequence GTGTCCTCAACTCCTCCCGCACACCTGCATCTCGCCGTCGCCCTGGACGGCACCGGCTGGCACCCCGCGTCCTGGCGCGAGCCGGCCGCCCGCCCCCGGGACCTGTTCACCGCCGGCTACTGGGCCGACCTGGTCGCCGAGGCCGAACGCGGCCTGCTCGACTTCGTCACCCTGGAGGACGGCCTCGGCCCGCAGTCCGACCAGCTCCTGGTGCCCGACGAGCGCACGGACCGGGTCCGCGGCCGGCTCGACGCCGTCCTCGTCGCCTCCCGCATCGCCCCGCTCACCCGGCACATAGGCCTGGTCCCCACCGTGGTGGCCACGCACACCGAGCCGTTCCACATCTCCAAGGCCATCGCCACCCTGGACTACGTCAGCACCGGCCGCGCCGGCCTGCGCGTGCAGATCACCGCCCGCCCGGACGAGGCCGCCCACTTCGGCCGCCGTACGGTCCCCCGGGTCACCGGATTCGACAGCCCGGGCGCACAGGAACTGGTCAGCGTGCTGTTCGACGAGGCCGCCGACCACGTGGAAGTGGTACGCCGGCTCTGGGACAGCTGGGAGGACGACGCCGAGATCCGGGACGCGGCCACCGGACGCTTCATCGACCGGGACAAGCTGCACTACATCGACTTCGAGGGCCGCTTCTTCCACGTCAAGGGCCCCTCCATCACGCCCCGCCCGCCGCAGGGCCAGCCGCTGGTCACCGCCCTCGCCCACCAGACCGTCCCGTACCGGCTCGTCGCCCGCCAGGCCGACGTCGGCTACGTCACCCCGCACGACACGGCGCAGGCCAGCGCCATCGTCACGGAGATCCGCGCCGAGCAGGAGGCGGCGGGCCGCGCCGAGGAGACCCTGCACGTCTTCGGTGACCTCGTCGTCCTCCTCGACGACAGCCAGGCGGAGGCCGAGGACCGCCTCGGCCGCCTCGACGCCCTCGCCGGCGAGCCGTACACCAGCGACGCCCGCGTCTTCGCCGGTACGGCCGCCCAACTGGCCGACCTGCTGGAGGAGCTGGCGGGCGGCGGGCTGAGCGGTTTCCGGCTGCGTCCCGCGGTCGCCGGCCACGACCTGCCCCGCATCAGCCGCGAGCTGGTGCCCGAACTCCAGCGCCGCCACCGCTTCCGGGACGCCTACGAGGCCGGCACCCTGCGCGGCCACCTCGGCCTCGCCCGCCCCGCCAACCGCTACGCCGCAGCCACCGCCTGA